One window of the Nocardia huaxiensis genome contains the following:
- a CDS encoding S1 family peptidase, with amino-acid sequence MLLPRMRNTSPTAAGPRSLVRRAAIAAAALLVAGPMAASAHAEPAAPNLPAELIAAITRDLKISPADYLQRSELAQQVAAFSTTAQRQYPDLFAGAWLDEAGKAIVALADGPGIDAARKAVQDAGYTVKDVAKSESTLRSEKNAFLKWMEGQPAEVSGQIRGVAIDTVNNTLAVRADQIGLQLPGFANSARVIVMAAPPVAGETVDIPKADAIASTGTGAIAAGDAYASVAGRMSLRCSMGFNGLDHDNYVVNITAGHCNPNIAATNGGENSPGVFELVNDKVGQQLGRFEKSVLGNQDYSIVRVFDTTGDRFENNLVRVPNAAPIGITGVAIPVVGAPVCKSGSRTGFSCGTVNAVDQTVQVGDRLLTQSFSANICALPGDSGGPIVTGTLALGISSASSVADYPICEIPNLIGLLTGNQPQLFAQPVSVVLSDNPGLRLFGK; translated from the coding sequence ATGCTCCTGCCACGTATGCGCAATACCTCGCCGACCGCGGCCGGTCCGCGGTCCCTTGTTCGTAGAGCAGCGATCGCAGCGGCCGCGCTGCTGGTCGCAGGTCCTATGGCGGCGAGTGCGCACGCGGAGCCCGCGGCGCCGAACCTGCCCGCCGAACTGATCGCCGCCATCACGCGCGATCTCAAGATCTCCCCCGCCGACTACCTGCAGCGCTCCGAGCTGGCCCAGCAGGTGGCGGCCTTCTCCACCACCGCGCAGCGCCAGTACCCGGATCTGTTCGCCGGCGCCTGGCTCGACGAGGCCGGCAAGGCCATCGTCGCCCTGGCCGACGGCCCCGGCATCGACGCGGCCCGCAAGGCCGTGCAGGACGCGGGCTACACGGTCAAGGATGTCGCCAAGAGCGAATCCACCCTGCGCAGTGAGAAGAACGCCTTCCTGAAGTGGATGGAGGGCCAGCCCGCCGAGGTGTCCGGCCAGATTCGCGGCGTGGCCATCGACACCGTCAACAACACCCTCGCGGTGCGGGCGGACCAGATCGGCCTCCAGCTACCCGGTTTCGCGAACTCGGCACGCGTCATCGTGATGGCGGCCCCGCCGGTCGCCGGTGAAACCGTCGACATCCCCAAGGCCGACGCCATCGCCTCCACCGGCACCGGCGCGATCGCCGCGGGCGACGCCTACGCCTCGGTGGCCGGCCGCATGTCGCTGCGCTGCTCGATGGGCTTCAACGGCCTCGATCACGACAACTACGTCGTGAACATCACCGCGGGCCACTGCAACCCGAACATCGCGGCCACCAATGGCGGCGAGAACTCCCCCGGCGTGTTCGAGCTGGTGAACGACAAGGTCGGTCAGCAGCTGGGCCGCTTCGAGAAGTCGGTGCTGGGCAACCAGGACTACTCGATCGTGCGCGTCTTCGACACCACCGGTGATCGTTTCGAGAACAACCTGGTGCGCGTGCCGAACGCCGCGCCGATCGGCATCACGGGCGTGGCGATTCCGGTCGTCGGCGCTCCCGTCTGCAAGTCCGGTTCGCGGACCGGTTTCTCCTGCGGCACCGTGAACGCGGTGGACCAGACCGTCCAGGTCGGTGACCGGCTGCTCACCCAGTCCTTCTCCGCCAATATCTGCGCCCTGCCCGGCGACAGCGGCGGCCCGATCGTGACCGGCACCCTGGCCCTGGGCATCTCCAGCGCCTCGTCGGTCGCCGACTACCCGATCTGCGAGATCCCCAACCTGATCGGCCTGCTGACCGGCAACCAGCCGCAGCTGTTCGCCCAGCCGGTGAGCGTGGTGCTCTCCGACAACCCGGGTCTGCGCCTGTTCGGCAAGTGA
- a CDS encoding NRDE family protein, whose translation MCLVLAGWQAHPEYRLIIAANRDEFFTRPTESLREWPEAPGLLAGRDLGAGSGVPGTWLGLAQDAQRFATVTNVRGKNENRTDARSRGALLMDFLHGDMSPEKFVRDAAAEPDDYNGYNVLASDLETLWWHSNRSELAPRELAPGFHGISNGALVGSLAPEGDEIHTGTATPAWPKVREGVRGLRAVVASDPANVAGYLKVLSDRTRAGFAELPDTGLGKLHERTASSRFVSHPLHGTRCSTVLLVREDGSFRMTERTWSRFGRRKGTVSFEGVLDLPA comes from the coding sequence ATGTGTTTGGTGTTGGCCGGGTGGCAGGCACACCCGGAGTATCGGTTGATCATCGCCGCGAACCGGGACGAGTTCTTCACGCGCCCAACGGAATCGCTGCGGGAATGGCCCGAAGCGCCGGGCCTGCTGGCGGGCCGGGATCTGGGCGCGGGCAGCGGCGTTCCGGGCACCTGGCTGGGATTGGCGCAGGACGCGCAGCGCTTCGCGACGGTGACGAATGTGCGCGGCAAGAACGAGAACCGCACCGACGCCCGTTCGCGCGGGGCGCTACTCATGGACTTCCTGCACGGCGACATGAGCCCGGAGAAGTTCGTCCGCGACGCCGCCGCCGAGCCGGACGACTACAACGGCTACAACGTGCTGGCCTCGGATCTGGAGACGCTGTGGTGGCACAGCAATCGCAGCGAACTCGCGCCGCGCGAACTGGCGCCGGGCTTCCACGGCATCTCGAACGGGGCGCTGGTGGGGTCACTGGCCCCCGAGGGTGACGAAATACACACGGGCACTGCGACTCCCGCCTGGCCAAAAGTCCGCGAGGGCGTGCGCGGGCTGCGCGCGGTGGTCGCCTCCGACCCCGCGAATGTGGCGGGCTACCTGAAAGTGCTGTCCGACCGCACCCGCGCCGGCTTCGCCGAACTTCCCGACACCGGCCTCGGCAAGCTTCACGAGCGCACGGCCTCGTCCCGATTCGTCTCGCACCCCTTACACGGAACTCGTTGCAGCACAGTCCTACTGGTCCGTGAGGACGGCAGCTTCCGGATGACCGAACGCACCTGGTCCCGCTTCGGCCGCCGCAAGGGCACGGTGTCGTTCGAGGGCGTGCTGGATCTGCCCGCCTGA